In Acidianus brierleyi, one genomic interval encodes:
- a CDS encoding phytoene/squalene synthase family protein — MKDQLNSIFKKGSITYYNSTFLFPREIRRDVTKLYAFVRVFDDLVDSVPQKVKEFYSLRELYYKELDNGSSGDVVLSNFVEMMRRRGFKEEWVEAFLNSMESDLKKKVYYTIDETLGYMWGSAEVVGLMMMKILNLRDEATYYARMLGRAMQYLNFIRDVREDMEMGRQYLPVNEMKEFKVSSLLECNEAFKEFMRFNLKRYFFFQKEAERGYHMIPSRYLIAVKTAGDMYKWTARRIMADPCVVNRMKVKPKRRSVLARGLYNFLGVPIWNLISFYRI; from the coding sequence ATGAAGGATCAGCTTAACAGCATTTTCAAGAAGGGCAGCATAACTTACTATAACAGCACGTTTCTTTTCCCTCGAGAGATTAGGAGAGATGTGACAAAACTTTATGCTTTCGTTCGAGTTTTTGATGATCTAGTTGACTCCGTTCCGCAAAAGGTTAAAGAATTTTACTCACTCAGAGAATTATATTATAAGGAACTTGATAACGGTTCTAGCGGAGACGTAGTATTATCAAATTTCGTTGAGATGATGAGGAGAAGAGGATTTAAAGAGGAATGGGTTGAGGCATTCTTAAACTCTATGGAGAGTGACTTAAAGAAGAAAGTATACTATACAATAGACGAGACCTTAGGCTACATGTGGGGATCTGCAGAGGTAGTGGGTCTTATGATGATGAAAATACTTAACTTAAGGGATGAAGCTACATACTACGCTAGAATGTTAGGTAGAGCAATGCAATATCTAAACTTCATTAGAGATGTAAGAGAAGACATGGAAATGGGAAGACAATATTTGCCTGTTAACGAAATGAAGGAATTCAAGGTTTCAAGTCTGCTAGAGTGCAACGAAGCTTTCAAGGAATTCATGAGATTTAACCTCAAAAGGTATTTCTTCTTTCAAAAGGAAGCCGAAAGGGGATATCATATGATACCTAGTAGATATTTGATTGCAGTAAAAACTGCTGGCGATATGTATAAGTGGACCGCAAGGAGGATAATGGCCGATCCTTGTGTGGTCAATAGAATGAAGGTAAAACCTAAAAGGAGAAGTGTGCTAGCTCGAGGTTTATATAATTTCTTGGGTGTACCTATTTGGAATTTAATATCTTTCTACCGCATTTAG
- a CDS encoding RNA-guided endonuclease InsQ/TnpB family protein, protein MSKSLRLKSFQPEEEYVYLTYSLKNDKKEETKILLENYRVLLQKALDWLWERVKIERKEVKKGKKVLTKIKITLPKKKEVYKTLRDELEKVNKLASHYVDKAISDAYSILNSWRRRAEKGQASLRKPTLRKVYVRVKSTLRKVKGEEVRITVIPYEYITFSWSHTWFSRRVEGLELGEPIIKEDKVYLPFRYKLPWNSPIDFLSIDSNLYTLDAYDGDKFVTFSIKELYSLKFGMELKRSKIQSFASKHGRKGKLLMRKYSHRERNRVLDYVHKFVNKLLGMYPLTMFAVEKLNKKEMFQDASDRLSKKISRTVWRSIHRVLKYKASLYGSFVKEVSPYLTSKSCPRCGWVSRKVGRTFRCERCGFTLDRQLNASLNIYLRMCGFPHLFFTPTGSRWVGVIPLKGRRGMNGAMPRDSGEAQGLRIGYKFMKIQ, encoded by the coding sequence GTGTCGAAGAGCTTAAGGCTTAAATCATTCCAACCGGAGGAGGAATACGTTTACCTAACTTACTCCCTAAAGAACGATAAGAAGGAGGAGACGAAAATACTACTGGAGAACTACAGAGTCCTACTACAGAAGGCTTTAGACTGGTTATGGGAAAGAGTTAAGATAGAGAGGAAGGAAGTAAAGAAAGGTAAGAAAGTCCTAACGAAGATTAAAATAACTCTGCCTAAGAAGAAGGAGGTTTACAAGACGTTAAGGGATGAGCTTGAGAAAGTTAACAAGTTGGCTTCCCATTATGTTGATAAGGCAATAAGCGACGCTTACTCAATCTTGAATAGTTGGAGGAGGAGGGCTGAAAAAGGACAAGCGTCATTAAGGAAACCGACATTAAGGAAGGTTTACGTTAGGGTTAAGTCTACTCTTAGGAAAGTTAAGGGCGAAGAAGTTAGGATTACTGTAATACCTTACGAATATATTACCTTCTCTTGGTCTCACACTTGGTTTTCAAGGAGGGTTGAAGGGCTAGAATTAGGTGAGCCCATAATTAAGGAGGATAAAGTGTATTTGCCATTCCGTTATAAACTACCATGGAATAGTCCTATCGATTTCCTTTCAATTGACAGTAACTTATACACTCTGGACGCTTATGATGGTGATAAGTTTGTCACATTTTCAATTAAGGAGTTGTATAGCCTTAAGTTCGGTATGGAGTTGAAGAGGAGTAAAATACAGTCCTTCGCCTCTAAGCACGGTAGAAAAGGGAAATTGCTGATGAGAAAGTACTCCCACCGTGAAAGGAACCGCGTGCTTGATTATGTTCACAAGTTTGTGAACAAACTGTTGGGAATGTATCCTCTCACTATGTTTGCTGTCGAGAAGTTGAATAAAAAAGAGATGTTCCAAGATGCGAGCGATAGATTGTCTAAGAAGATTTCGAGGACTGTATGGAGGAGTATTCACCGCGTTCTAAAATATAAAGCCTCACTTTACGGTTCCTTTGTTAAGGAGGTGAGCCCGTACCTCACATCTAAGTCCTGCCCCAGATGTGGATGGGTTTCCCGAAAGGTCGGCAGGACTTTTAGGTGTGAGAGGTGCGGGTTCACTCTGGATAGGCAACTGAACGCATCTCTAAACATATACCTCAGGATGTGCGGGTTCCCCCACCTCTTTTTTACTCCCACTGGGAGTAGGTGGGTCGGGGTTATCCCGCTAAAGGGGCGGAGGGGTATGAACGGGGCAATGCCCCGTGACTCTGGTGAAGCCCAAGGGCTGAGGATTGGATACAAATTCATGAAAATTCAATGA
- a CDS encoding phytoene desaturase family protein — protein sequence MKVVIVGAGIGGLSTALYLRKKGEEVTIIEKLDQPGGRARSFSHEEFSFDMGPSWYLMAEVFEKFFHEVGEEPPQIMKVNPLFSLYTGKLNVLERSEEFNHDLSQFKDFESYLEDTQFMYSLAMEKFLFKEMKFSDFLDPAIISNLKRFPIFTSLDSFNRRYFSDDFLLKALGFSSVFLGGSPFNTPAVYAIVNYAIYGKGVYYPKGGFAGYVTKLFEACKKSGVQFKFNHEVDKIDVDNDKVISVRSGEDVERGDVFIFNMDYHYADTLLPMEYTMRGESYWERRKLSPSAVLAYVGVEGEVNAPHHGIFINGNWKLHFDSISKGNEPDPENMSYYVSYRKATDSSLKGKDLVFLIPVSPGLLLPNYQDYVRKVIDDFKAKTRSSFHIKYEKVYRAVNFEEDYNAYKGSAFGLSHTLDQTGPFRLPMKNRKLSNLFYVGQYTQPGIGVPMVTISAMIVGDKILNWSKK from the coding sequence ATGAAAGTAGTAATAGTAGGAGCTGGAATAGGGGGACTTTCAACTGCCCTTTATTTAAGAAAGAAGGGAGAGGAAGTAACTATAATAGAAAAGTTGGATCAGCCAGGTGGAAGGGCTCGAAGCTTCTCACATGAGGAATTCTCATTTGACATGGGACCATCATGGTACTTAATGGCTGAAGTCTTCGAAAAATTCTTCCATGAGGTAGGAGAGGAACCCCCTCAAATAATGAAAGTTAACCCTTTATTTTCCTTATATACGGGAAAGTTAAACGTTCTAGAAAGAAGCGAGGAATTTAATCATGACCTTTCTCAGTTTAAGGACTTTGAAAGCTACTTGGAAGACACTCAATTCATGTATTCTCTGGCTATGGAGAAATTCCTATTTAAAGAGATGAAATTTTCGGATTTCCTCGATCCAGCAATAATAAGCAACTTAAAAAGGTTTCCAATATTTACCAGCTTGGATTCATTTAACAGGAGATATTTCTCCGACGATTTTCTATTGAAGGCTTTAGGTTTCTCCTCAGTTTTTCTTGGAGGTTCTCCTTTCAACACCCCAGCAGTTTATGCAATAGTAAATTATGCAATATACGGAAAGGGAGTTTACTACCCCAAAGGAGGATTTGCAGGATACGTAACTAAACTATTTGAAGCTTGTAAGAAGTCCGGAGTTCAATTCAAGTTCAATCATGAGGTAGATAAGATAGACGTAGATAACGATAAGGTCATTTCTGTTAGATCAGGTGAAGACGTGGAAAGAGGAGACGTGTTCATATTTAACATGGATTATCATTACGCTGATACTCTGCTCCCTATGGAATACACAATGAGGGGAGAATCCTACTGGGAGAGAAGAAAACTTTCTCCATCTGCAGTCTTAGCTTATGTTGGAGTTGAAGGAGAAGTTAATGCTCCACATCACGGAATCTTCATCAACGGAAATTGGAAATTACACTTTGATTCAATTTCTAAGGGAAATGAACCTGACCCTGAAAATATGTCTTACTACGTAAGTTATAGGAAAGCTACTGACAGCTCTTTGAAGGGAAAGGACTTGGTATTTCTTATACCAGTTTCTCCTGGACTTTTACTTCCAAATTATCAAGATTATGTCAGAAAAGTAATTGATGATTTCAAAGCAAAAACTAGAAGTAGCTTCCATATAAAATACGAAAAGGTATATAGAGCCGTGAACTTCGAAGAGGATTATAACGCATATAAGGGGTCTGCCTTCGGATTATCTCATACTTTAGATCAGACAGGTCCATTTAGACTTCCTATGAAAAACAGAAAACTATCTAATTTATTCTATGTTGGTCAATACACCCAGCCTGGAATAGGAGTTCCTATGGTAACTATATCTGCCATGATCGTAGGAGATAAAATATTAAACTGGTCTAAAAAATAG
- a CDS encoding IS607-like element ISSis7 family transposase — protein sequence MLKPKEVCQKLGISYRTLQSYVKKGYIKPVILQSGKWRFKEEDVERLMGIVRKRKVVLYARVSSNTQKDDLINQVKYLEENVKDYDQVITDVGSGLNMKRKGFLKLLRMILNNEVSKVVIAYPDRLVRFGFEIIEEVCKAHNSELVVLNKEDKTPEQELIEDLISILVSFSGKLYGMRSHKYEKVKKCVEELKA from the coding sequence ATGCTGAAACCTAAGGAAGTGTGCCAAAAACTAGGAATATCATACCGCACACTACAGAGCTATGTTAAGAAGGGTTACATAAAACCCGTGATACTACAGAGTGGAAAATGGAGGTTTAAAGAAGAGGATGTCGAAAGACTCATGGGGATTGTTAGGAAGAGGAAAGTAGTATTATACGCTAGGGTATCATCAAACACACAGAAAGACGACTTAATAAACCAAGTAAAATACCTGGAGGAGAACGTTAAGGACTACGACCAAGTAATAACTGACGTTGGTTCTGGATTAAACATGAAGAGGAAAGGATTCCTCAAGCTATTGAGAATGATACTAAACAACGAAGTATCGAAAGTTGTCATAGCCTACCCAGACAGACTAGTTAGGTTCGGTTTCGAGATAATTGAAGAAGTATGCAAAGCACACAACAGCGAGCTCGTGGTATTAAATAAGGAGGACAAAACACCAGAGCAGGAACTAATCGAAGATTTGATCTCTATACTGGTATCATTTAGCGGAAAGTTGTATGGTATGAGGAGCCATAAATATGAGAAGGTGAAGAAATGTGTCGAAGAGCTTAAGGCTTAA
- a CDS encoding FAD-binding oxidoreductase produces MDWVDEVGKISETREGSSSNVITRINVFPSSYEEVSEIIKFAIKNNLKIYPFGKNSNHIGPNVNADIGLSTEKLNRIIDISEEDLYVTAQAGVDFQYLSNVLKSHGLQIPFLYSGTTGGFASTNLPSILTWYGYPKDWLLGAKIATGLGEIIKSGSKTTKFSSGYKIWKALSGALGWLGIYLEINIRLIPYQNFHFEEIKNYEEYFKRRPLGIISVKEGNNIKIYAVIRGEGKIFEIPKKYDASIVTVRGKEIDVLKEIEGDYCVAYYGNGLIRCNGIDVEGLRSQFVVIKERNCASNCFGYNYEAISMLKNSLDPNGIFFNIFQ; encoded by the coding sequence ATGGATTGGGTAGATGAAGTAGGGAAAATCAGCGAAACAAGAGAAGGTTCATCGTCAAACGTAATAACTAGAATTAACGTTTTTCCTTCTTCATATGAGGAAGTATCTGAAATTATTAAATTTGCAATAAAAAACAACTTAAAAATATATCCTTTTGGTAAGAATAGTAACCATATAGGTCCTAATGTGAATGCGGATATTGGTCTTTCTACTGAAAAATTGAACAGGATTATTGATATTTCTGAGGAGGATCTTTATGTTACTGCTCAAGCTGGAGTTGATTTTCAGTATCTTTCTAACGTTCTAAAGTCTCATGGATTACAGATTCCATTTTTATATAGCGGGACAACAGGTGGATTCGCTTCCACTAACCTACCTTCCATTTTAACTTGGTACGGTTATCCTAAAGACTGGTTATTGGGAGCTAAAATAGCTACAGGATTAGGAGAAATAATAAAAAGTGGAAGTAAAACTACAAAATTTTCAAGCGGATATAAAATATGGAAAGCTCTCTCTGGAGCTTTAGGATGGTTGGGGATTTATCTAGAAATCAATATAAGACTTATACCTTATCAAAATTTTCATTTTGAAGAGATCAAAAATTACGAGGAATATTTTAAAAGGAGACCTTTAGGTATTATAAGTGTAAAGGAAGGTAATAATATAAAAATATATGCAGTAATAAGAGGAGAAGGTAAGATATTCGAGATCCCAAAAAAATATGACGCCTCCATAGTTACAGTTAGAGGTAAGGAAATTGATGTATTAAAAGAAATTGAAGGAGATTATTGTGTTGCGTATTACGGTAATGGATTGATAAGGTGTAATGGAATAGATGTAGAAGGCCTCAGAAGCCAATTTGTGGTAATAAAGGAGAGAAATTGTGCTAGTAATTGCTTTGGTTATAATTATGAAGCTATTTCAATGCTTAAAAATAGTTTAGACCCTAATGGTATATTTTTCAATATTTTTCAATAA
- a CDS encoding sterol desaturase family protein, producing the protein MLETLELTAIGILYFFGMEFLARFLHKYVMHGALWFLHEDHHRKKQAELEKNDAFGIIFAGIAILLIVEWLRTGNPLPFAVAVGMTAYGAAYVFVHDMIIHDRHLHLRSWGLRHQPFRELILVHDVHHRDGRGNWGFLLVIRGIDKIPEEARQKA; encoded by the coding sequence ATGTTAGAAACGTTAGAGCTCACTGCAATCGGAATCCTCTACTTCTTCGGAATGGAATTCTTAGCCAGATTTCTTCATAAGTATGTAATGCACGGAGCTCTTTGGTTCCTACACGAGGATCATCATAGAAAGAAACAAGCTGAACTTGAAAAGAACGATGCATTTGGAATAATTTTCGCGGGCATTGCAATACTCTTGATTGTTGAGTGGTTAAGAACTGGAAATCCGCTTCCTTTTGCAGTGGCTGTAGGAATGACAGCTTACGGTGCTGCTTACGTTTTTGTGCACGATATGATAATACACGACAGGCATTTACATTTACGTTCTTGGGGTTTAAGACACCAACCCTTTAGGGAGTTAATACTTGTTCATGACGTACATCATCGTGATGGGAGAGGAAATTGGGGTTTCCTTCTAGTAATAAGAGGAATAGATAAGATACCGGAGGAAGCGAGGCAAAAGGCATGA
- a CDS encoding malate synthase: MSSIIRIPEEIYEKYKDLFGEKIINDRTINVEKLIEELSLEFSEEIKSVISKRRKWLESKESVELKGSFPSWDEIFIDADGNKRTFREIVQGMIDNALEVESKLRWRLNDNVPIPNDAHPLKNPGLEITGPWYPLSRAYHQINTDVISAMEDEEDASPAWYVPYASGKTVADVWEGRKNVKLFLSGKAPNPYYEKGKTYSINKSRDKWPTVFHRLPGLHILDFDITLDGKPIPAIISSAVIYTLNNYNSLKSAGSGVYFYLPKTQTPEEALLVEKILRRIEGKLGLKIGTLKLALLYEEVNAGRYLPVILWIFRERLVKSNNGRWDYLGSLIEMWLQDKVLPDPQNITMTSPNMMAYQKYNALMMLLSGMKDGEADAAPVGGMAAVMLYPQTDPFERHKYNVKALRGIKLDKLRERLIGLIFITDKASKVTLDDIIQGKVKGKLYDMFRQSWVATKEEAYVEAGNKPLRASLEELQKLIDAPVQYVTIEGTKLPTVDSGLTPEERILFQKLGLIDEHGKITPWVISKDMIDTPEKLLYNKDLWGGKELWHALYDVPEGDITPEHVQHAFYMAANYGFQLLNGNLAAAIDDYEVKQRFMNDLATYRIFTAWLWSLMNRDATVTKDGYIKGPKLTRDGVIPANDVLKMTRGTKVRDIFEDLWKLHFEWTYEFYKEQDMRVAKRILESFGKNDKLEEIYNIISKAYSSGPFREISAKEAAQKIGKLLDATPSEIEEELINLAPRFDRSMAPVIMEILMKQFLYPKYIMNSGKILFVLSPLDPERRLKVMDSIFSFKEIIEDKVKRGELDKSVLDLYDYIYDNY; the protein is encoded by the coding sequence TTGTCATCTATAATAAGGATTCCAGAGGAAATATATGAGAAGTATAAAGATCTTTTCGGAGAAAAAATAATAAATGATAGAACAATTAATGTCGAAAAACTCATCGAAGAGCTTTCACTCGAATTCTCAGAAGAGATAAAGAGTGTTATAAGTAAAAGAAGAAAATGGTTAGAGTCAAAAGAATCAGTTGAGCTAAAGGGTTCATTTCCTTCGTGGGACGAAATATTTATTGATGCTGACGGAAATAAGAGAACTTTTAGGGAAATTGTTCAAGGTATGATAGATAATGCTCTAGAAGTAGAATCTAAATTAAGGTGGAGACTAAACGATAATGTGCCAATACCTAATGACGCACATCCACTTAAGAATCCTGGATTGGAGATTACGGGTCCATGGTATCCCTTAAGTAGAGCTTACCATCAAATAAATACAGATGTAATATCAGCAATGGAAGATGAAGAAGATGCCTCGCCTGCATGGTATGTTCCTTACGCATCTGGAAAAACTGTAGCTGACGTATGGGAGGGTAGAAAAAATGTAAAACTATTTCTCTCAGGAAAGGCACCAAATCCATACTATGAAAAGGGCAAAACTTACAGTATAAACAAAAGCAGAGATAAATGGCCTACAGTTTTTCATAGGCTACCCGGTTTGCATATTCTTGATTTCGATATAACTTTAGATGGAAAGCCAATACCAGCAATAATATCGTCTGCAGTAATCTATACACTAAATAACTACAATAGTTTAAAGAGTGCCGGTTCGGGAGTATACTTTTATTTGCCCAAGACACAGACACCAGAAGAAGCCCTTTTAGTTGAGAAAATATTAAGGAGAATAGAAGGCAAATTAGGGTTAAAAATAGGAACATTGAAATTAGCCCTACTTTATGAAGAAGTCAATGCTGGAAGATATTTACCAGTAATATTATGGATTTTCAGAGAAAGGTTAGTCAAATCAAATAATGGTAGATGGGATTATCTGGGCAGTTTGATTGAAATGTGGTTACAAGACAAGGTACTTCCAGATCCACAGAACATTACAATGACGTCTCCCAATATGATGGCATACCAGAAATACAACGCTTTAATGATGTTGTTATCAGGAATGAAAGACGGTGAAGCCGACGCTGCCCCTGTAGGTGGTATGGCTGCAGTGATGCTTTACCCACAAACAGATCCCTTCGAAAGGCATAAGTATAATGTAAAAGCATTAAGAGGAATAAAATTAGACAAACTAAGGGAGAGATTAATAGGACTGATCTTTATAACTGATAAAGCTAGTAAAGTTACATTGGACGATATTATCCAAGGAAAAGTTAAAGGAAAACTGTATGACATGTTTAGACAGAGTTGGGTGGCAACTAAGGAAGAAGCATACGTTGAGGCAGGAAATAAGCCGTTAAGAGCTTCTCTTGAAGAATTACAGAAATTAATAGATGCCCCAGTTCAATATGTCACTATAGAAGGTACTAAATTACCAACAGTTGATAGTGGTTTAACACCGGAAGAGAGAATATTATTTCAAAAACTAGGTTTGATAGATGAACATGGAAAAATTACTCCTTGGGTTATAAGTAAGGACATGATTGATACACCAGAAAAATTACTGTATAATAAGGATCTATGGGGAGGAAAGGAATTATGGCACGCATTGTATGATGTCCCAGAAGGAGATATTACACCTGAACATGTTCAGCATGCATTTTATATGGCAGCTAATTACGGTTTTCAGCTATTGAACGGTAACTTAGCTGCAGCGATAGATGATTATGAGGTTAAACAAAGGTTTATGAACGATTTAGCTACATACAGGATATTTACTGCTTGGCTTTGGAGTCTAATGAATAGAGATGCAACCGTAACTAAGGACGGATATATTAAGGGTCCAAAATTAACTAGGGACGGAGTAATACCGGCTAACGACGTCTTGAAAATGACTAGAGGCACTAAGGTTAGGGACATATTCGAGGACCTATGGAAATTGCACTTTGAATGGACATATGAATTCTATAAGGAACAAGATATGAGAGTAGCAAAGAGAATACTGGAGTCTTTTGGTAAAAACGATAAGCTTGAAGAGATATATAACATAATTTCAAAGGCATATAGTTCAGGTCCTTTCAGGGAAATATCGGCTAAAGAGGCTGCACAAAAAATAGGTAAATTACTTGACGCTACTCCATCAGAAATAGAAGAGGAACTGATCAACTTAGCTCCCAGATTTGATAGAAGTATGGCTCCTGTTATTATGGAAATATTAATGAAGCAGTTCTTATATCCTAAGTACATAATGAATAGCGGAAAAATACTTTTCGTGCTATCCCCACTTGATCCTGAAAGGAGATTAAAGGTTATGGACAGTATATTCTCGTTTAAGGAAATTATTGAAGATAAGGTTAAGAGGGGAGAGTTAGATAAGTCAGTGTTAGATCTCTACGACTATATTTACGATAACTATTAG
- a CDS encoding APC family permease, giving the protein MTTAIFSMSGSSGAVYIAEEAQQPRRNIRLAVLISFLITGIVFVLVSYAFTVGWGISNMSNFASSGIPGLILADKYIGLPAVVLIFIFIVNSLFAGSLAPLNSSARLLYALGRDQVLPSFFSRVHPKYRTPANSILFLSMLSAIVSITAGLVMGPYYGFLYLVLASSIATFIGHILGDVALPFFYNKIKNFNIILHGIVPAISFVILALGIYYSFYPPTYPINIAAITTSVFAIIVIIYALVNKSARKLSNLNVEESEDKV; this is encoded by the coding sequence TTGACTACGGCAATATTTTCTATGTCTGGCTCAAGTGGTGCAGTTTATATTGCAGAAGAAGCACAACAACCTAGAAGAAACATTAGATTAGCAGTATTGATAAGTTTTCTAATAACTGGTATAGTTTTCGTTTTGGTTTCTTATGCCTTTACTGTAGGCTGGGGAATAAGTAATATGTCAAATTTTGCATCTTCCGGAATACCTGGATTAATATTAGCCGATAAATACATAGGACTACCCGCAGTGGTTTTAATCTTCATTTTCATAGTAAATAGTTTATTTGCAGGTTCATTAGCTCCGTTGAATTCTTCAGCAAGACTACTTTATGCCTTAGGTAGAGATCAAGTACTGCCATCATTTTTTAGTAGAGTGCATCCTAAATACAGAACTCCCGCAAATTCAATATTATTCCTATCAATGCTTTCTGCCATAGTATCAATTACCGCCGGACTCGTGATGGGACCTTATTATGGTTTCTTATATCTTGTTCTAGCGTCTTCAATAGCTACTTTTATAGGGCATATTTTAGGAGACGTGGCTCTACCATTTTTCTATAATAAAATTAAGAATTTCAATATTATATTACACGGTATAGTTCCAGCAATTTCCTTTGTTATCTTAGCTTTAGGAATATATTACAGCTTTTATCCACCCACATATCCTATAAATATCGCAGCGATAACTACATCCGTATTTGCCATAATAGTGATAATTTATGCTTTAGTAAATAAGAGCGCTAGAAAATTAAGTAATTTGAATGTAGAAGAATCTGAAGATAAAGTATGA
- a CDS encoding APC family permease: MDDKRGLEKNAVGFWSLLGQSVALIAPLGAVAATLTGSAAFALASLPLAYLVAIFGVLTWINVPYQFSKKIANAGGFYTFALRGMGPRYGLVTGLLYLFSYFNVITNAIIFTGGVFIPSILSEFLGISLPSWFWIIFLIIFLSSFTILAYLGIKPSLKYSFITSLIEISLLIWLAITIIIKVGPHNTLAPFTPIAPGGWIAVFEGMILGFGLH, encoded by the coding sequence ATGGACGATAAAAGAGGTTTGGAGAAAAACGCTGTTGGATTTTGGTCACTGCTTGGTCAGTCCGTAGCATTAATAGCGCCATTAGGTGCAGTAGCAGCTACTTTAACTGGAAGTGCTGCATTCGCATTAGCTTCATTACCATTAGCTTATCTTGTGGCTATATTCGGAGTACTAACGTGGATTAACGTACCATATCAATTTTCAAAGAAAATAGCTAATGCAGGAGGATTCTATACTTTCGCTTTAAGAGGAATGGGACCTAGATATGGATTAGTAACTGGATTACTATATTTATTCTCTTATTTCAATGTAATAACAAATGCTATAATATTTACTGGAGGGGTATTCATACCTTCCATCCTTTCAGAATTCTTAGGGATCTCGTTACCCTCGTGGTTTTGGATAATATTCCTTATAATCTTCCTATCATCATTCACTATCCTAGCCTATCTAGGAATTAAGCCCTCTTTGAAATATTCCTTTATTACTTCATTAATAGAAATATCGCTTTTAATATGGTTAGCTATTACAATTATAATAAAAGTAGGACCTCACAACACATTAGCTCCTTTTACTCCTATAGCTCCAGGTGGATGGATAGCAGTATTCGAAGGAATGATATTGGGGTTTGGGCTTCATTGA